One Etheostoma cragini isolate CJK2018 chromosome 19, CSU_Ecrag_1.0, whole genome shotgun sequence DNA segment encodes these proteins:
- the LOC117935207 gene encoding lymphocyte antigen 75-like, with product MLGILLLSGFCSCFYSYHLITEPKTWFEAQKYCREKYSDLASVDNVEDMERLVSAAAKGYEGKAWIGLHDLLNSWQWAFRERGFYGPDEWNFRRWKEGQPNDRMGFGKLCVYLHQGFWFDDGCTEANPFVCYQKLLTDQGVGVYVFIDKEMTWDNALAYCRKVHTDLASVRNDYGNNVIKEAVGRKRVWIGLNRYIWSWWSDGTEHAFRYWADGHPENLTESCAASVINATQLGKWVENHCNEKLHFVCQNNKRKLFNVKLKVLKTTVDLNVPAVTDAILNQIKKKLMKQGITSDLNMFWIKTGKNIFHKEEENADAAEEPDATRDTRGEGWRADERADERADEITDEIADRSTGRITGKLEMCST from the exons ATGTTGGGTATTCTCCTTTTATCAG gctTCTGTTCATGCTTTTATAGTTACCATTTAATCACTGAACCAAAGACTTGGTTCGAAGCTCAAAAGTACTGCAGAGAAAAGTACTCAGACCTGGCCAGCGTGGACAACGTGGAGGACATGGAGCGGCTGGTTTCAGCTGCTGCCAAAGGTTATGAGGGAAAAGCTTGGATAGGCCTGCATGACCTGTTGAACAGCTGGCAGTGGGCTTTCAGGGAGAGAGGTTTCTATGGACCGGACGAATGGAACTTCAGGAGGTGGAAGGAAGGTCAACCAAATGACAGAATGGGATTTGGGaagttgtgtgtttatttacatcAAGGTTTCTGGTTTGATGATGGCTGCACTGAAGCTAACCCCTTTGTCTGCTATCAGAAATTGTTGACTG ACCAGGGAGTcggtgtttatgtatttatagaCAAAGAGATGACATGGGACAACGCTCTGGCCTACTGCAGGAAGGTCCACACAGACCTGGCCAGTGTGAGAAACGACTATGGGAATAACGTAATCAAGGAGGCTGTAGGAAGAAAAAGAGTTTGGATCGGCCTGAACAGATACATCTGGAGCTGGTGGTCAGATGGCACTGAACACGCATTCCGTTACTGGGCAGATGGACACCCGGAAAACTTAACTGAGAGCTGTGCTGCAAGTGTGATCAACGCTACTCAGCTTGGAAAGTGGGTGGAAAACCACTGCAACGAAAAACTTCATTTTGTGTGCCAAAACA ATAAGAGGAAGTTGTTTAACGTTAAGCTGAAAGTACTGAAAACCACAGTCGACTTGAATGTCCCTGCTGTGACGGACGCCATCTTGAATCAG ATCAAGAAGAAGCTGATGAAGCAGGGGATTACAAGTGATTTAAACATGTTCTGGATAAAGACGGGCAAAAACATCTTCCACAAAGAAGAGGAGAATGCAGATGCAGCAGAG GAGCCAGACGCCACCAGGGACACTCGCGGGGAAGGCTGGAGGGCAGACGAGAGGGCAGACGAGAGGGCAGACGAGATCACAGACGAGATTGCAGACAGGAGCACAGGCAGGATAACAGGCAAACTGGAGATGTGCAGCACATGA
- the LOC117935029 gene encoding E3 ubiquitin-protein ligase TRIM39-like isoform X1, giving the protein MDHQPGDKGRNMLSEDQFRCSICLEIFNNPVSIPCGHNYCMGCIKRFWDTRQKSECPLCKESFRKRPELRINVGLKDITEQFKRSIKDKPHYKPAPLKRPVPRQPSKSDVPCDICEGNLVMAVKSCFVCQASYCESHLIPHLRDAVLTKHRLTDPATFITSHLCISHNKLLDMFCKREQTPICTKCREKDHKHHEIVSIEKASMGVRTKLKKADADFQDMVKTRMKKLEEFKALVESSKMNEEQELQTSIEVATMVIGIIEKNQAALIQDIQQKREASERTEQKLIEELKGEINELQRRRSELQHLEHSGDPLHLLQSFPSLCSPLSTRDWSQVRLNSNSHIGTVRRAFSKLVEVCHTLENKLSAEEMTKATQYAVDVTLDPVTASGWLCLSPDGKQVSLSLQLKKPPPADDPLRFDSCVSVLGKEGFTSGRHYWVVQVGDKTDWDVGVAKESINRKGAITVRPDYGYWAICRRKGGSLSACAGPAITLHLYQIPQKVAVFLNYEEGSVSFYNAEAKTHIYTYSGCDFTETLYPYFNPCLHDNGKNTAPLIICPVEHSGHTC; this is encoded by the exons ATGGACCATCAGCCTGGAGACAAAG GCCGAAATATGTTGTCTGAGGACCAGTTTCGGTGCAGCATCTGTCTGGAAATCTTCAACAACCCTGTCTCCATCCCATGCGGACACAACTATTGCATGGGATGCATTAAACGCTTCTGGGATACGAGACAAAAGTCAGAGTGTCCGCTGTGCAAAGAGTCCTTCAGGAAACGCCCAGAACTGAGGATCAACGTGGGCTTAAAAGACATCACCGAGCAATTTAAAAG ATCTATAAAGGACAAGCCACATTACAAGCCAGCCCCACTAAAGAGACCTGTGCCAAGACAACCTTCTAAGTCTGATGTTCCCTGTGACATCTGCGAAGGAAACCTTGTAATGGCGGTTAAGTCATGCTTCGTCTGCCAGGCATCTTACTGTGAAAGTCACTTGATACCCCATCTTAGAGATGCAGTGTTGACAAAGCATAGGCTGACAGATCCGGCCACCTTCATCACCAGTCATCTTTGCATAAGTCATAACAAGCTCCTGGATATGTTTTGCAAGAGGGAACAGACACCTATTTGTACAAAATGCAGAGAGAAGGACCACAAACACCATGAGATCGTGTCGATAGAGAAGGCGAGCATGGGGGTCAGG ACTAAGTTGAAGAAGGCTGATGCAGACTTTCAAGATATGGTCAAAACCAGAATGAAAAAGCTGGAGGAGTTCAAAGCTTTAGTGGAGTCAAGCAAA ATGAATGAAGAACAAGAGTTGCAAACAAGCATTGAGGTTGCCACCATGGTGATTGGCATCATTGAAAAGAACCAGGCTGCGCTCATCCAGGACATCCAGCAGAAGCGGGAAGCATCCGAGAGGACAGAGCAGAAGCTTATCGAAGAGCTCAAGGGGGAAATAAACGAGCTGCAGAGGAGACGAAGTGAGCTGCAGCACCTGGAGCACTCCGGCGACCCTCTTCATCTCCTACAA AGTTTCCCCTCTCTGTGTTCTCCGCTGTCCACCAGGGACTGGTCCCAGGTCAGATTGAACTCGAACAGCCACATAGGGACAGTGAGGAGAGCTTTCTCTAAGCTGGTGGAAGTGTGCCATACTCTTGAAAATAAACTGTCTGCAGAAG aaatgaCCAAGGCAACTCAATATGCAG TGGATGTAACTTTGGATCCAGTGACTGCTTCGGGCTGGCTGTGTCTGTCCCCAGATGGGAAACAG GTGAGCCTCAGCCTCCAGCTGAAGAAACCCCCTCCCGCTGACGACCCACTCAGGTTTGACTCATGCGTCTCAGTTCTGGGGAAAGAAGGCTTCACCTCGGGGAGACATTACTGGGTGGTTCAG GTGGGGGATAAAACAGACTGGGATGTTGGCGTGGCCAAGGAATCCATCAACCGGAAGGGGGCCATCACGGTGCGCCCCGACTACGGTTACTGGGCGATCTGCCGGAGAAAAGGCGGCAGTCTCAGCGCCTGTGCCGGTCCCGCCATCACACTCCACCTCTACCAAATTCCTCAGAAAGTCGCTGTGTTTCTTAACTACGAGGAAGGGTCGGTGTCCTTCTACAATGCAGAAGCGAAGACCCACATTTACACTTACAGCGGGTGTGACTTCACTGAGACACTATACCCGTACTTTAACCCCTGTCTCCATGACAACGGGAAGAACACCGCCCCGCTGATTATCTGTCCCGTTGAGCACTCAGGGCACACTTGTTGA
- the LOC117935029 gene encoding E3 ubiquitin-protein ligase TRIM39-like isoform X2, whose amino-acid sequence MLSEDQFRCSICLEIFNNPVSIPCGHNYCMGCIKRFWDTRQKSECPLCKESFRKRPELRINVGLKDITEQFKRSIKDKPHYKPAPLKRPVPRQPSKSDVPCDICEGNLVMAVKSCFVCQASYCESHLIPHLRDAVLTKHRLTDPATFITSHLCISHNKLLDMFCKREQTPICTKCREKDHKHHEIVSIEKASMGVRTKLKKADADFQDMVKTRMKKLEEFKALVESSKMNEEQELQTSIEVATMVIGIIEKNQAALIQDIQQKREASERTEQKLIEELKGEINELQRRRSELQHLEHSGDPLHLLQSFPSLCSPLSTRDWSQVRLNSNSHIGTVRRAFSKLVEVCHTLENKLSAEEMTKATQYAVDVTLDPVTASGWLCLSPDGKQVSLSLQLKKPPPADDPLRFDSCVSVLGKEGFTSGRHYWVVQVGDKTDWDVGVAKESINRKGAITVRPDYGYWAICRRKGGSLSACAGPAITLHLYQIPQKVAVFLNYEEGSVSFYNAEAKTHIYTYSGCDFTETLYPYFNPCLHDNGKNTAPLIICPVEHSGHTC is encoded by the exons ATGTTGTCTGAGGACCAGTTTCGGTGCAGCATCTGTCTGGAAATCTTCAACAACCCTGTCTCCATCCCATGCGGACACAACTATTGCATGGGATGCATTAAACGCTTCTGGGATACGAGACAAAAGTCAGAGTGTCCGCTGTGCAAAGAGTCCTTCAGGAAACGCCCAGAACTGAGGATCAACGTGGGCTTAAAAGACATCACCGAGCAATTTAAAAG ATCTATAAAGGACAAGCCACATTACAAGCCAGCCCCACTAAAGAGACCTGTGCCAAGACAACCTTCTAAGTCTGATGTTCCCTGTGACATCTGCGAAGGAAACCTTGTAATGGCGGTTAAGTCATGCTTCGTCTGCCAGGCATCTTACTGTGAAAGTCACTTGATACCCCATCTTAGAGATGCAGTGTTGACAAAGCATAGGCTGACAGATCCGGCCACCTTCATCACCAGTCATCTTTGCATAAGTCATAACAAGCTCCTGGATATGTTTTGCAAGAGGGAACAGACACCTATTTGTACAAAATGCAGAGAGAAGGACCACAAACACCATGAGATCGTGTCGATAGAGAAGGCGAGCATGGGGGTCAGG ACTAAGTTGAAGAAGGCTGATGCAGACTTTCAAGATATGGTCAAAACCAGAATGAAAAAGCTGGAGGAGTTCAAAGCTTTAGTGGAGTCAAGCAAA ATGAATGAAGAACAAGAGTTGCAAACAAGCATTGAGGTTGCCACCATGGTGATTGGCATCATTGAAAAGAACCAGGCTGCGCTCATCCAGGACATCCAGCAGAAGCGGGAAGCATCCGAGAGGACAGAGCAGAAGCTTATCGAAGAGCTCAAGGGGGAAATAAACGAGCTGCAGAGGAGACGAAGTGAGCTGCAGCACCTGGAGCACTCCGGCGACCCTCTTCATCTCCTACAA AGTTTCCCCTCTCTGTGTTCTCCGCTGTCCACCAGGGACTGGTCCCAGGTCAGATTGAACTCGAACAGCCACATAGGGACAGTGAGGAGAGCTTTCTCTAAGCTGGTGGAAGTGTGCCATACTCTTGAAAATAAACTGTCTGCAGAAG aaatgaCCAAGGCAACTCAATATGCAG TGGATGTAACTTTGGATCCAGTGACTGCTTCGGGCTGGCTGTGTCTGTCCCCAGATGGGAAACAG GTGAGCCTCAGCCTCCAGCTGAAGAAACCCCCTCCCGCTGACGACCCACTCAGGTTTGACTCATGCGTCTCAGTTCTGGGGAAAGAAGGCTTCACCTCGGGGAGACATTACTGGGTGGTTCAG GTGGGGGATAAAACAGACTGGGATGTTGGCGTGGCCAAGGAATCCATCAACCGGAAGGGGGCCATCACGGTGCGCCCCGACTACGGTTACTGGGCGATCTGCCGGAGAAAAGGCGGCAGTCTCAGCGCCTGTGCCGGTCCCGCCATCACACTCCACCTCTACCAAATTCCTCAGAAAGTCGCTGTGTTTCTTAACTACGAGGAAGGGTCGGTGTCCTTCTACAATGCAGAAGCGAAGACCCACATTTACACTTACAGCGGGTGTGACTTCACTGAGACACTATACCCGTACTTTAACCCCTGTCTCCATGACAACGGGAAGAACACCGCCCCGCTGATTATCTGTCCCGTTGAGCACTCAGGGCACACTTGTTGA